In Sulfitobacter albidus, the following proteins share a genomic window:
- a CDS encoding glycosyltransferase family 2 protein, giving the protein MRHTAILCVRNEGAFLLEWLAHHRAVGFTDFLVFSNDCQDGTDTMLDRLQAMGVLTHLRNDGPYDKGGIQFTALKAAAKHPLVKKADWILPLDIDEFVNIHCGGHTLGALHAAVPDATAITLTWRLFGANAQVHYTDAPVLDTFTTCAPAVMYWPWRAAMFKTLYRNDGTYRKPGVHRPRDLNEKKLRHAQWVDGNGDALPDQFKTRRIFSNYGRDNYGLVQLNHYPLGALESYVLKAARGRAVHSDDMLGLDYWVERNFNTDTDTSIQSLAAPRAEAHAAIMADADLARLHTAAARWRKAEFDRLLQLEPYRALFGRLLMTPPSQPLSRQAAQFLVHHANRGKRG; this is encoded by the coding sequence ATGCGCCATACCGCCATTCTATGCGTGCGCAACGAGGGCGCATTCCTGCTCGAATGGCTGGCCCATCACCGCGCCGTAGGCTTCACCGATTTTCTGGTGTTCTCCAACGATTGCCAGGACGGCACCGACACGATGCTGGACAGGTTGCAGGCGATGGGCGTGTTGACCCACCTGCGCAACGATGGCCCCTATGACAAGGGCGGCATCCAGTTCACCGCGCTGAAAGCGGCGGCAAAACACCCGCTGGTGAAGAAAGCGGACTGGATCCTGCCGCTCGATATCGACGAATTCGTCAACATCCACTGCGGCGGTCACACGCTGGGCGCGCTGCACGCCGCCGTGCCGGACGCCACCGCAATCACGCTCACTTGGCGGCTTTTTGGCGCCAACGCGCAGGTGCACTATACGGACGCGCCCGTGCTCGACACTTTCACCACCTGCGCGCCCGCGGTGATGTACTGGCCGTGGCGCGCGGCGATGTTCAAGACGCTTTACCGCAACGACGGCACCTACCGAAAACCCGGCGTGCACCGGCCCCGCGATCTGAACGAGAAGAAACTGCGCCACGCCCAATGGGTCGATGGCAACGGCGATGCCCTGCCCGATCAGTTCAAGACGCGGCGCATCTTTTCCAACTACGGGCGCGACAACTACGGTCTGGTGCAGCTCAACCACTACCCTCTGGGCGCGCTGGAGAGCTACGTGCTTAAGGCTGCGCGGGGGCGTGCGGTGCACAGCGACGACATGCTGGGCCTCGACTACTGGGTCGAGCGGAATTTCAACACCGACACCGATACCAGCATTCAAAGCCTCGCCGCCCCCCGCGCCGAGGCGCACGCCGCCATCATGGCCGATGCCGATCTCGCCCGGCTGCACACCGCCGCAGCCCGCTGGCGCAAGGCCGAATTCGACCGGCTCTTGCAACTGGAGCCCTACCGCGCGCTCTTTGGCCGACTGCTCATGACACCCCCCTCCCAGCCCCTGAGCCGTCAGGCCGCGCAGTTCCTCGTGCACCACGCCAACCGGGGCAAACGCGGCTGA
- a CDS encoding phosphoadenosine phosphosulfate reductase — protein sequence MSDDDLTFETSLAGMKKADWRAAVAQLCDEDGYFESIGKRHFAAFVERSDTLLVTFETLQGIAALSSLAHPMGWEMMQTYGWSSLCLASDGDTWFRDGKVYAYIDRMIDEGFFDEYETVLFYGAGPCGYAAAAFSVACPGARVLAVQPQATLDPRVTEWDDRFTHMRRTDFTQRFGYAPDMLDAAERAFVVYDPHQTTDAMHAALFTRPNVEKLRIPHMGGAIQTDLLEIEQLGPMLKAMADDGLDTLGFARMMRARRMHPPYLRNLMAALDARDRPHLVEALARNVTTRMHAPKFARRLEQLKKERGTDAKA from the coding sequence ATGAGTGATGATGACCTGACATTCGAGACCTCGCTTGCGGGGATGAAAAAGGCCGATTGGCGCGCCGCCGTCGCACAGCTGTGCGACGAGGACGGCTATTTCGAGAGCATCGGCAAGCGCCACTTCGCGGCCTTCGTCGAACGCTCGGACACGTTGCTGGTCACGTTTGAGACCCTTCAGGGCATCGCCGCACTTTCTTCGCTGGCGCATCCCATGGGATGGGAGATGATGCAGACCTACGGCTGGTCCTCCCTGTGCCTCGCCTCGGACGGCGATACGTGGTTCCGCGATGGAAAGGTCTATGCCTACATCGACCGCATGATCGACGAAGGCTTTTTCGACGAATACGAAACCGTGCTCTTCTACGGGGCCGGCCCCTGCGGCTACGCGGCGGCGGCGTTTTCGGTCGCCTGCCCGGGCGCACGGGTGCTGGCGGTGCAACCGCAGGCAACGCTGGACCCGCGCGTGACGGAATGGGACGACCGATTCACCCATATGCGCCGCACCGATTTCACCCAGCGCTTTGGCTACGCGCCTGACATGCTCGACGCGGCCGAGCGTGCCTTTGTGGTCTACGATCCGCACCAGACGACCGACGCCATGCACGCAGCGCTCTTCACCCGTCCCAATGTGGAAAAACTGCGCATCCCGCACATGGGCGGTGCGATTCAGACCGATCTTCTGGAGATCGAACAGCTCGGCCCTATGCTCAAGGCCATGGCCGACGACGGTCTCGACACGCTGGGCTTTGCGCGGATGATGCGCGCGCGGCGCATGCACCCGCCCTACCTGCGAAACCTGATGGCCGCGCTGGACGCCCGCGACCGCCCGCATCTGGTCGAAGCCCTTGCCCGCAATGTCACCACCCGCATGCATGCCCCAAAATTTGCCCGCAGGCTCGAACAGCTCAAAAAGGAGCGCGGCACAGACGCCAAAGCCTGA
- a CDS encoding glycosyltransferase family 2 protein, translating into MADERKITAVTCVKNEGPFLIEWIAYHRLLGVTDFLFYSNDCDDGTDTLLDALADEGLCVHLPNPAEGRNYQMEALKDAKRQAVVQDADWVWIADVDEFPNIHVGDHSFAALIEACGDPQAISLNFQFFANDGVEDYVDAPVIGQFSRSHNPDLWCGEAAIEVKSLVRADFPLQYYGAHRPFQKAKKAKGVTWTDGSGRPVPHKFLVAANPRRIRRFPAAGARAHATLNHYALRSLDSYLVKNDRGDVNRANRAFDDTYWRERNDPAWEDTSIQRHLPALAAEMDALKARGGIGALHEASVTAHRAKRDALLTHQSYIRMRRQLRRASTLPPQEEAMLRDLGLLEDA; encoded by the coding sequence ATGGCGGATGAGCGTAAGATCACGGCCGTCACCTGCGTCAAGAACGAGGGACCGTTCCTGATCGAATGGATTGCCTATCATCGCCTGCTGGGGGTGACGGATTTCCTCTTTTATTCAAACGATTGCGACGATGGCACCGATACGCTGCTGGATGCGCTGGCGGATGAGGGCCTGTGCGTGCACCTGCCCAACCCCGCCGAGGGGCGCAATTACCAGATGGAGGCGCTCAAGGACGCGAAGCGTCAGGCCGTCGTGCAGGACGCCGATTGGGTCTGGATCGCGGATGTGGACGAGTTCCCGAATATCCACGTGGGCGATCACAGCTTTGCCGCGCTCATCGAGGCGTGCGGCGATCCGCAGGCGATCAGCCTGAATTTCCAGTTCTTCGCCAATGACGGGGTCGAGGACTATGTCGACGCGCCGGTGATCGGCCAGTTCAGCCGCTCGCACAACCCCGATCTGTGGTGCGGCGAGGCCGCGATCGAGGTCAAATCACTGGTCCGCGCGGATTTCCCGCTGCAATACTACGGCGCGCACCGCCCGTTCCAAAAGGCCAAGAAGGCCAAAGGCGTCACATGGACCGACGGTTCTGGCCGCCCGGTGCCGCATAAATTCCTCGTGGCCGCGAATCCGCGCCGCATCCGGCGCTTTCCGGCGGCGGGCGCGCGGGCGCATGCCACGCTCAACCACTACGCCCTGCGCAGCCTCGACAGCTATCTGGTCAAGAACGACCGCGGCGACGTGAACCGCGCAAATCGCGCGTTTGACGATACCTACTGGCGCGAACGCAACGATCCCGCGTGGGAGGATACATCGATCCAGCGTCACCTGCCCGCGCTCGCCGCCGAGATGGACGCGCTCAAGGCGCGCGGCGGCATCGGTGCGCTGCATGAGGCCTCCGTCACCGCCCACCGCGCCAAGCGCGACGCGCTGCTCACGCATCAAAGCTATATCCGCATGCGCCGCCAATTGCGCCGTGCTTCGACCCTGCCCCCGCAGGAGGAAGCCATGCTGCGCGATCTTGGCCTGTTGGAGGACGCATGA
- a CDS encoding orotate phosphoribosyltransferase, which translates to MIPTSYPTPDEIARLTARMLLEIGAVNFNTDTPFTLASGLPSPSYIDCRKLISHPRIRATLMDFLTVTVMRNAGFEAFDNIAGGETAGIPFAALVAERMGLPMTYVRKKPKGYGKGARIEGDMHEGQRVLLVEDLTTDGGSKLSFVDAIRETGASCAHTAVIFYYDIFPETQKTLGDHGVALHHLCTWWDVLAEAKAQQSFTPQTLAEVEKFLTSPREWQESRKG; encoded by the coding sequence ATGATCCCCACCAGCTACCCCACACCCGACGAAATCGCCCGCCTCACGGCGCGCATGCTGCTGGAGATCGGCGCCGTCAATTTCAACACCGACACCCCCTTCACCCTTGCCTCCGGCCTGCCGTCGCCCAGCTATATCGATTGCCGCAAACTCATCAGCCATCCACGCATCCGCGCCACGCTCATGGATTTCCTGACCGTCACCGTCATGCGCAACGCGGGCTTCGAGGCGTTCGACAACATCGCGGGCGGCGAGACGGCGGGCATTCCCTTTGCCGCGCTGGTGGCCGAGCGGATGGGCCTGCCCATGACCTACGTGCGCAAAAAACCCAAAGGCTACGGCAAGGGCGCGCGGATCGAGGGCGATATGCACGAAGGCCAGCGGGTCCTGCTCGTTGAGGATCTGACGACTGACGGCGGCTCGAAACTCAGCTTTGTGGACGCGATCCGCGAGACCGGGGCGAGCTGCGCCCACACGGCCGTGATCTTCTATTACGACATCTTCCCCGAGACGCAGAAAACCCTCGGCGATCACGGCGTGGCCCTGCATCATCTGTGCACATGGTGGGATGTGCTGGCCGAGGCCAAAGCGCAGCAATCGTTTACACCCCAGACGCTGGCGGAGGTGGAAAAATTCCTCACCTCTCCCCGTGAATGGCAAGAATCCCGCAAGGGCTGA
- a CDS encoding replicative DNA helicase, protein MNEISSVNTAGIAVQAAETMPHSIEAEQQLLGAILTNNDIYDRIASIIGPKHFYDPVHARIFEIAAARIAKNNLASPVTLKAFMEDDEGLKELGGPAYLARLASAAISAFAVRDYAQMIYDLSVRRDLIALGRDIAAKAATVDVASEPREQIVEAEQELYKLAEQGQVESGFQSFLKAVTDAVNVANAAYQRDGGLSGVSTGLIDMDKKLGGLHRSDLLILAGRPSMGKTSLATNIAFNVAKAYKRGQLPDGTEGAVDGGVVGFYSLEMSAEQLAARILSEAAEIPSQQIRSGDMTEGEFRRFVDAAKALEACPLYIDDTPALPISQLAARARRLKRTHGLDVLIIDYLQLVRGTGKSENRVNEISEITMGLKAIAKELDIPVIALSQLSRQVENREDKRPQLSDLRESGSIEQDADVVMFVFREEYYKEREKPGDHELDKMAVWQDEMERLHGRAEVVIGKQRHGPIGTVELSFEGRFTRFGNLVQPWQQNSGGETEF, encoded by the coding sequence ATGAACGAGATCTCATCCGTAAATACCGCAGGTATCGCCGTGCAGGCGGCGGAAACGATGCCCCATTCGATCGAGGCCGAACAGCAGTTGCTGGGCGCGATCCTGACCAATAACGACATCTACGACCGCATTGCGTCGATCATCGGTCCCAAGCATTTCTACGACCCCGTGCACGCCCGCATCTTCGAGATCGCAGCCGCCCGGATCGCCAAGAACAACCTCGCCTCTCCCGTGACGCTCAAGGCGTTCATGGAGGACGACGAGGGCCTCAAGGAACTTGGCGGCCCTGCCTATCTCGCCCGCCTCGCCTCCGCCGCGATTTCGGCCTTTGCGGTACGCGACTACGCGCAGATGATCTATGATCTGTCGGTGCGCCGCGACCTGATCGCGCTGGGTCGTGACATCGCGGCCAAGGCAGCCACCGTCGATGTCGCCAGTGAGCCGCGCGAGCAGATCGTCGAGGCCGAGCAAGAGCTTTACAAACTGGCCGAGCAAGGCCAGGTCGAAAGCGGGTTTCAAAGCTTTCTCAAGGCGGTAACGGACGCGGTTAATGTAGCCAACGCGGCCTACCAGCGCGATGGCGGCCTGTCGGGTGTCTCCACCGGGCTCATCGACATGGACAAGAAACTGGGCGGTCTGCACCGCTCCGATCTGCTGATCCTCGCCGGGCGCCCGTCGATGGGCAAGACGTCGCTGGCGACCAACATCGCCTTCAACGTGGCCAAGGCCTACAAACGCGGGCAACTGCCTGACGGGACCGAAGGGGCCGTGGACGGCGGTGTTGTGGGCTTCTACAGCCTCGAGATGAGCGCCGAACAGCTTGCCGCGCGGATCCTGTCGGAGGCCGCCGAAATCCCGTCGCAGCAGATTCGTTCCGGCGACATGACCGAGGGCGAATTCCGCCGCTTTGTGGACGCCGCCAAGGCCCTGGAGGCCTGCCCGCTCTACATCGACGACACGCCCGCCCTGCCCATCAGCCAGCTTGCCGCCCGTGCGCGGCGCCTCAAGCGCACACATGGGCTGGACGTGCTGATCATCGACTATCTGCAACTGGTGCGCGGCACCGGCAAATCCGAAAACCGCGTGAACGAGATTTCCGAGATCACCATGGGCCTCAAGGCCATCGCCAAGGAACTCGATATCCCCGTGATCGCGCTCTCGCAGCTGAGCCGTCAGGTGGAAAACCGCGAGGACAAACGTCCGCAGCTGAGCGATCTGCGCGAATCTGGATCGATCGAACAGGACGCCGACGTGGTGATGTTCGTGTTCCGCGAAGAGTATTACAAAGAGCGGGAAAAACCCGGCGATCACGAGCTCGACAAGATGGCGGTCTGGCAGGACGAGATGGAGCGTCTGCACGGTCGCGCCGAGGTCGTCATCGGCAAACAGCGCCACGGTCCGATCGGCACGGTCGAGCTGAGCTTTGAGGGTCGTTTCACGCGCTTCGGCAACCTGGTGCAGCCCTGGCAGCAAAACAGCGGCGGCGAGACCGAATTCTAA
- a CDS encoding FkbM family methyltransferase codes for MDGSPPPNQKNPYVVCNGIRFPKDGHFITGRIRGALRKNAYEAKETEAVLRVVREGDTVIELGAGIGYMSSLIASKRKVTAVHSFEANPALIPYIQSVHAANELDNCHITHAILGARKGRADFYARANVLSSSLSPLEGDTPEKVQKVSVDVLNAKQTFRDTGANVLVCDIEGAEADLLPALDLSKLRAAVIELHPQIVGPEGINKVFRAMMDGGLAYYARGSTNKVVSFRRAW; via the coding sequence ATGGACGGATCCCCCCCACCCAACCAGAAAAACCCCTATGTGGTGTGCAACGGCATCCGCTTTCCCAAGGACGGGCATTTCATCACCGGGCGCATTCGCGGGGCGCTGCGCAAGAACGCGTATGAGGCCAAGGAGACCGAGGCCGTGCTGCGCGTCGTGCGTGAGGGCGACACGGTGATCGAACTGGGCGCTGGCATCGGCTATATGTCCTCGCTTATCGCCAGTAAACGCAAGGTCACGGCGGTTCATTCGTTCGAGGCCAATCCCGCGCTGATTCCCTATATCCAATCAGTGCACGCGGCCAATGAGTTGGACAATTGCCACATCACCCACGCCATCCTTGGCGCGCGCAAGGGGCGCGCTGATTTCTACGCGCGCGCCAATGTGCTGTCCTCCTCGCTCAGCCCGCTTGAGGGCGACACGCCGGAGAAGGTGCAAAAGGTCAGCGTCGACGTGCTCAACGCCAAACAGACCTTCCGCGACACAGGCGCCAATGTGCTGGTTTGCGACATCGAAGGCGCCGAGGCCGATCTGCTGCCCGCGCTTGATCTGAGCAAACTGCGCGCCGCCGTGATCGAGCTGCACCCCCAGATCGTCGGCCCCGAGGGCATCAACAAGGTGTTCCGCGCCATGATGGACGGCGGGCTGGCCTATTACGCGCGCGGCTCAACCAACAAGGTCGTCAGCTTCCGGCGCGCCTGGTAG
- the pyrC gene encoding dihydroorotase, producing MTQTLTLRRPDDWHLHLRDGDMLRAVLPHTTAHFARAIIMPNLVPPVVTAADARAYRDRIMAALPLGADFTPLMTLYLTENTDPADVEAAHAEGLVHAVKLYPAGATTNSASGVSDFAKVAPVLETMARIGLPLCTHGEVTDGDVDIFDREAVFIDRVLDPIRRDHPDLKVVMEHITTANAVDYVRASNGNLAATITTHHLVINRNHILAGGIKPHYYCLPVAKREEHRRALCAAATSGEARFFLGTDSAPHTDANKLLPCGCAGCFTAPNTMSILAQVFENHDALDRLEGFTSLHGPAFYGLPANEATLTLVRETPEHPDHIDTPDGPVTVFDPQIPLHWTA from the coding sequence ATGACACAGACCTTGACGCTCCGCCGCCCCGACGATTGGCACCTGCACCTGCGCGACGGCGACATGCTGCGCGCCGTGCTGCCGCATACCACCGCGCATTTCGCCCGCGCAATCATCATGCCCAATCTGGTGCCCCCCGTGGTCACCGCTGCCGACGCCCGCGCCTACCGCGACCGGATCATGGCCGCACTGCCTCTGGGCGCTGATTTCACGCCGCTGATGACGTTGTATCTGACGGAAAACACAGATCCGGCGGATGTCGAAGCCGCCCACGCCGAGGGCCTCGTGCACGCGGTCAAACTCTACCCCGCAGGCGCGACCACCAACTCCGCCTCCGGTGTGAGCGATTTTGCCAAAGTCGCCCCCGTGCTCGAGACGATGGCCCGCATCGGCCTGCCGCTGTGCACCCACGGGGAAGTCACCGATGGGGATGTCGACATTTTCGACCGCGAAGCCGTCTTTATCGACCGCGTGCTCGACCCGATCCGCCGCGATCACCCCGACCTCAAGGTGGTGATGGAGCATATCACGACCGCCAACGCCGTCGACTACGTGCGTGCCAGCAACGGCAATCTTGCGGCAACGATCACCACGCACCATCTGGTCATCAACCGCAATCACATCCTCGCGGGCGGTATCAAACCGCATTACTACTGCCTGCCCGTCGCCAAACGCGAAGAACACCGCCGCGCACTCTGCGCCGCCGCAACTTCCGGTGAAGCACGCTTCTTTCTGGGCACCGACAGCGCCCCGCACACCGATGCGAACAAACTGCTGCCCTGCGGCTGCGCGGGCTGCTTCACGGCGCCCAACACGATGTCGATCCTAGCTCAGGTGTTCGAGAATCACGACGCACTCGACCGGCTCGAAGGGTTCACCTCCCTGCACGGCCCCGCCTTCTACGGCCTGCCCGCCAATGAGGCGACATTGACGCTCGTGCGCGAAACACCCGAGCACCCCGATCACATCGACACGCCCGACGGCCCCGTCACCGTCTTCGATCCGCAGATCCCCCTGCATTGGACAGCCTGA
- a CDS encoding sulfotransferase family protein, translating to MSTLRIVNLGLPKTGTTTLARALKIAGLRVADHRIRPRQTTNADLSDAYVADLLYRGYFQTGDPGALFDDFTALTELSCLRGGKSLWPQMDFAIIDAIRKHHPGVRFLASRRDSWDVSQSMLAWSDLGIDRLPASDIPGLPQGYGETTRERIQWIDGHYAHLRAIFAGDPAYLEYDVADAGARDAVATHIGTDLTWWGAANTNNRAG from the coding sequence ATGAGCACGCTCAGAATCGTCAACCTTGGCCTGCCCAAGACGGGCACCACCACGCTGGCGCGGGCGCTGAAAATCGCGGGGCTGCGCGTGGCTGATCACCGCATCCGCCCGCGCCAGACCACGAATGCCGATCTGTCGGATGCCTATGTCGCCGATCTGCTCTACCGTGGCTATTTCCAGACGGGCGATCCCGGCGCGCTGTTTGATGATTTCACCGCCCTGACCGAGCTGAGCTGCCTGCGGGGCGGCAAATCGCTCTGGCCGCAGATGGATTTTGCGATCATCGACGCGATCCGCAAACACCACCCCGGCGTGCGTTTCCTTGCCTCGCGCCGGGACAGCTGGGATGTGTCGCAGTCGATGCTGGCGTGGTCCGATCTGGGGATCGACCGCCTGCCCGCCTCTGACATTCCCGGCCTGCCGCAAGGCTACGGCGAGACGACGCGCGAGCGGATTCAATGGATCGACGGGCATTACGCCCATCTGCGCGCGATCTTTGCGGGCGATCCGGCCTATCTGGAATACGATGTGGCCGACGCGGGGGCGCGCGACGCGGTGGCCACCCATATCGGCACTGATCTGACGTGGTGGGGTGCCGCCAACACCAACAACAGGGCCGGTTGA
- a CDS encoding glycosyltransferase family 2 protein, translating into MRILLHIGPEETSAHRIQSVLSAQRDALDAQGVRYARSPGNKNHTRLYMAVTDPEHVDPLRYNRGYITAEKQAALRDEVTRDLAAEVAKHQPHTLILSCAQLGNSLLRESELARLHALLAPLSEDVQIIAHVDHPVRMLLRRYDEQILEGRGISLDAELALVGTDWWDSARKAIPPIDPVAGVFAETQAPNAWLDLPAWAAFWEATFGPVILRPFDPALFNGADVSEEIHSTFGLEAPLAPARQVSPAAAPSAAALARGRQLNALLLRVLAGRKRVLPRQLWRQLVQEVAIDGPETPEASLHAIARHFASGLKDLAKAHPALAPTFKAPRAKGTWEEADPLFGYRASQYLLGFMWRIDRATKQERKAKMADVAAPAPTEAAPRSETDTPDALSASARALMPPKAVENFETLRTSSFAPHNKMGSVDEEQLAAAYTPITPRVLPQGNSGNVIVGCMKNEAPYIVEWVAYHRAMGVDNFLIYTNGCSDGTSELLDRLQAMGILQHRNNDDWKGNSPQQYALNQALKEPVIQNAEWIIHIDVDEFMNVRCGNGTVQDFLDAVPDATNVAMTWRLFGHNGVTKLSDDLVIDQFDTCAPKFCPKPHTVWGFKTMFKNIGAYEKISCHRPNKLDEAFENKVKWVNGSGKDMTREVAKNGWRSSKKSIGYDLLQLNHYALRSAESFLIKRQRGRALHVDRSIGINYWIRMDWSDFRDITIKRNIPRLRAEYDRLMADADLRRWHEHGLAWHRDKAAELHETPEFAELYQEALKVKLTETERVAYALALDMES; encoded by the coding sequence ATGCGTATCCTGCTCCATATCGGCCCGGAAGAAACCAGCGCACACCGCATCCAATCGGTGCTGAGCGCGCAGCGCGATGCGCTGGACGCCCAGGGCGTGCGCTATGCCCGCAGCCCGGGTAACAAGAACCATACGCGGCTCTACATGGCCGTGACCGATCCCGAACACGTCGATCCGCTGCGCTATAACCGCGGGTATATCACGGCCGAAAAACAGGCGGCCCTGCGCGATGAAGTCACGCGCGATCTGGCTGCCGAAGTCGCCAAGCATCAACCGCATACGCTCATCCTCAGCTGTGCGCAGCTGGGCAACAGCCTGCTGCGCGAGAGCGAACTGGCGCGTCTGCACGCGCTGCTGGCACCACTGTCGGAGGATGTCCAGATCATCGCCCACGTCGATCACCCCGTGCGGATGCTCTTGCGCCGCTACGACGAACAGATCCTCGAGGGGCGCGGTATCTCCCTCGATGCAGAGCTTGCGCTGGTCGGCACCGATTGGTGGGACAGCGCGCGCAAGGCGATCCCGCCGATTGACCCGGTCGCGGGCGTGTTCGCCGAAACGCAGGCGCCCAACGCCTGGCTTGATCTGCCCGCCTGGGCCGCGTTCTGGGAAGCCACATTCGGCCCCGTCATCCTGCGCCCCTTCGACCCCGCACTCTTCAACGGCGCGGACGTCAGCGAAGAGATCCACAGCACCTTTGGTCTTGAGGCCCCACTTGCGCCCGCGCGCCAAGTCAGCCCCGCCGCCGCCCCCTCTGCCGCCGCTCTTGCACGCGGTCGCCAGCTTAACGCGCTGCTGTTGCGGGTGCTCGCGGGGCGCAAACGCGTCCTGCCGCGCCAGCTGTGGCGGCAATTGGTGCAGGAGGTCGCCATCGACGGCCCAGAGACCCCCGAGGCGAGCCTGCACGCCATCGCCAGACACTTCGCCTCCGGGCTCAAGGATCTGGCCAAGGCGCACCCCGCCCTCGCCCCCACCTTCAAGGCACCGCGCGCCAAGGGCACGTGGGAAGAGGCCGATCCGCTGTTTGGCTATCGCGCGTCGCAGTATCTGCTGGGCTTCATGTGGCGCATCGACCGCGCCACCAAGCAAGAGCGCAAGGCCAAGATGGCCGATGTCGCCGCCCCTGCACCGACGGAAGCGGCCCCGCGCAGCGAGACCGACACCCCCGATGCGCTCAGCGCCAGCGCACGCGCGCTGATGCCGCCCAAAGCGGTCGAGAATTTCGAGACCCTGCGCACATCGTCCTTTGCCCCGCACAACAAGATGGGATCGGTCGACGAAGAACAGCTCGCCGCCGCCTATACGCCAATCACCCCGCGCGTGCTGCCGCAGGGCAATTCCGGCAACGTGATCGTCGGCTGCATGAAGAACGAGGCCCCCTATATCGTCGAATGGGTCGCCTACCACCGCGCCATGGGGGTCGATAATTTCCTGATCTACACCAACGGCTGCTCCGACGGCACGTCGGAACTGCTGGACCGGTTGCAGGCCATGGGCATCCTTCAGCACCGCAACAACGACGACTGGAAAGGCAATTCGCCCCAGCAATACGCGCTGAACCAGGCCCTGAAAGAGCCGGTGATCCAGAACGCCGAATGGATCATCCACATCGACGTGGATGAATTCATGAACGTGCGCTGCGGCAACGGCACAGTGCAGGATTTCCTCGACGCGGTGCCGGACGCCACCAATGTCGCGATGACGTGGCGACTATTCGGTCATAACGGCGTGACGAAACTCTCCGATGATCTGGTGATCGACCAATTCGACACCTGCGCCCCGAAATTCTGCCCCAAGCCGCACACGGTCTGGGGGTTCAAGACGATGTTCAAGAACATCGGCGCCTACGAGAAAATCTCGTGCCACCGCCCGAACAAACTCGACGAAGCGTTTGAGAATAAAGTGAAATGGGTCAACGGGTCGGGCAAGGACATGACCCGCGAAGTGGCCAAGAACGGCTGGCGGTCGTCCAAGAAATCCATCGGCTACGATCTGTTGCAGCTCAATCACTACGCGCTGCGCTCGGCGGAATCCTTTTTGATCAAGCGTCAGCGCGGGCGCGCGCTGCACGTCGATCGCTCCATCGGGATCAACTACTGGATCCGCATGGATTGGTCCGATTTCCGCGACATCACCATCAAACGCAACATCCCCCGCCTGCGCGCGGAATACGACCGCCTGATGGCCGACGCGGACCTGCGCCGCTGGCACGAACACGGGCTGGCCTGGCATCGCGACAAGGCCGCCGAGCTGCACGAGACCCCCGAGTTTGCCGAGCTTTACCAAGAGGCGCTCAAGGTGAAACTGACAGAGACAGAGCGCGTGGCCTACGCGCTTGCCCTCGATATGGAGAGCTGA